A section of the Candidatus Latescibacterota bacterium genome encodes:
- a CDS encoding PBP1A family penicillin-binding protein: protein MTTRSTLSPARLLDSLRRWRWRLILRWGVAALCFGLGVLIAGVAWLSRDLPSTTRLQMITQSLKTQVLDLNGDVYGSYGIENRVAIPLDEMPRDLINAVLSVEDRRFYEHWGLDILRWPKVLLTDIKIRLRSRSAPLQGASTLTQQLARDLFLTKDQRIERKLKEMILTLKIERAYSKDEILTMYLNQVYFGAGAYGVEAISRTLFDKPTSELDLVQCALVAGMPKNPWAYNPLRFPERATQRRNLALAMMADNGCVDPAALDSLQALPLEVEEHKPERRSGSYYLEYVRQYLEDRYGSDRLYRDGLTVETTIDPRAQRVAEEEMEKYVRYLEERMRYEHTYANVSARIDSGEVVPAAEQYLQSSVLVLEPETGAIRAMVGGRDFTQSEFNRATQAPRQPGSAFKLFVYLAALENGFAPSDKIMDTPVSIDIPGQSKPYKPKNHSGKFLGEITLREALNKSINIPAVKLVDRLGTVTVIDYARRLGIDSPLPPVISLALGSVEVNLLELTGAYATVAAGGVRSEPFAVRRVVDRWGQVLEEHQPERHEVIDPRSDYLITSMLETVISQGTGIRARSLGFRHPAAGKTGTTDYNFDAWFLGFTKQYACGVWVGFDEKKSMGRWMEGSHAALPIWTEVMKRLHEDLPSLPFEAPEGIVKVAVCTESGLLPTRYCPNTVQEVFIEGQEPSRLCDRHSPGESALMGAGLDFRELDLRSQEEDLPAP from the coding sequence ATGACGACACGCTCCACTCTTTCGCCGGCCCGTCTTCTCGACTCCCTGCGGCGCTGGCGCTGGCGCCTCATCCTGCGCTGGGGAGTCGCCGCCCTGTGCTTCGGCCTGGGCGTCCTCATCGCCGGGGTCGCCTGGCTCTCCCGCGACCTGCCCTCCACCACCCGACTCCAGATGATCACCCAGAGCCTGAAGACCCAGGTGCTGGACTTGAACGGGGACGTCTACGGCTCCTACGGCATCGAGAACCGTGTGGCGATTCCGCTGGACGAGATGCCGCGCGACCTGATCAACGCCGTGCTGTCGGTGGAGGACCGCCGCTTCTACGAGCACTGGGGCCTGGACATCCTGCGCTGGCCGAAGGTGCTGCTCACCGACATCAAGATCCGGCTGCGCAGCCGCAGCGCGCCGCTGCAAGGCGCCAGCACGCTGACCCAGCAGCTGGCGAGGGATCTCTTCCTGACCAAGGATCAGCGGATCGAGCGCAAGCTCAAGGAGATGATCCTCACGCTCAAGATCGAGCGCGCCTACTCGAAGGACGAGATCCTGACGATGTACCTCAACCAGGTCTACTTCGGCGCCGGCGCCTACGGCGTCGAGGCGATCTCGAGGACCCTCTTCGACAAGCCCACCTCCGAGCTCGATCTCGTCCAGTGCGCGCTCGTCGCCGGCATGCCCAAGAACCCCTGGGCCTACAATCCCCTCCGCTTCCCCGAGCGCGCCACGCAGCGCCGCAACCTCGCCCTGGCCATGATGGCCGACAACGGCTGCGTGGACCCCGCCGCGCTGGACTCGCTGCAGGCGCTGCCGCTGGAGGTCGAGGAGCACAAGCCCGAGCGGCGCAGCGGCAGCTACTACCTCGAGTACGTCCGCCAGTATCTCGAAGACCGCTACGGCTCCGACCGCCTCTATCGCGACGGCCTCACCGTGGAGACCACCATCGACCCCCGCGCGCAGCGCGTCGCCGAGGAGGAGATGGAGAAGTACGTGCGCTACCTCGAGGAGCGCATGCGCTACGAGCACACCTACGCCAACGTCTCCGCGCGCATCGACTCGGGCGAGGTCGTGCCCGCCGCCGAGCAGTACCTGCAGTCCAGCGTGCTCGTGCTCGAGCCGGAGACCGGCGCGATCCGCGCCATGGTCGGCGGACGCGACTTCACGCAGAGCGAGTTCAACCGCGCCACGCAGGCGCCGCGGCAGCCCGGCAGCGCCTTCAAGCTCTTCGTCTACCTGGCGGCGCTGGAGAACGGCTTCGCGCCCAGCGACAAGATCATGGACACGCCGGTGTCCATCGACATCCCCGGCCAGTCCAAGCCCTACAAGCCCAAGAACCACTCCGGCAAGTTCCTCGGCGAAATCACGCTGCGCGAGGCGCTGAACAAGTCGATCAACATCCCCGCGGTGAAGCTCGTGGACCGCCTCGGCACGGTGACCGTCATCGACTACGCCCGCCGCCTCGGCATCGACAGCCCCCTGCCGCCGGTGATCTCGCTGGCCCTGGGTTCGGTGGAGGTGAACCTGCTCGAGCTCACCGGCGCCTACGCGACGGTGGCCGCCGGCGGCGTCCGCAGCGAGCCCTTCGCCGTGCGCCGCGTGGTGGACCGCTGGGGCCAGGTGCTCGAGGAGCACCAGCCGGAGCGGCACGAGGTCATCGATCCGCGCAGCGACTACCTGATCACCAGCATGCTCGAGACCGTCATCAGCCAGGGGACGGGCATCCGCGCGCGCAGTCTCGGCTTCCGCCACCCCGCCGCGGGCAAGACGGGCACCACCGACTACAACTTCGACGCCTGGTTCCTGGGCTTCACGAAGCAGTACGCCTGCGGCGTCTGGGTGGGCTTCGACGAGAAGAAGTCCATGGGCCGCTGGATGGAGGGCTCGCACGCGGCGCTGCCCATCTGGACCGAGGTCATGAAGCGCCTGCACGAGGATCTGCCCTCGCTGCCCTTCGAAGCGCCGGAGGGCATCGTGAAGGTGGCGGTGTGCACCGAGTCGGGGCTGCTGCCCACGCGCTACTGCCCGAACACGGTGCAGGAGGTGTTCATCGAGGGGCAGGAGCCCAGCCGTCTCTGCGACCGGCACTCGCCGGGCGAGTCGGCGCTCATGGGCGCGGGCCTGGACTTCAGGGAACTCGATCTGCGCAGTCAGGAAGAGGACCTGCCCGCCCCCTAG
- a CDS encoding tyrosine--tRNA ligase has product MLPVKQQLDIIQRGAEEILPLEELQRKLERAVAQNRPLIVKQGFDPTAPDLHLGHAVGLRKLRQFQDLGHRVVFLIGDFTGLIGDPSGRSETRKAMTREDVIANAETYRRQVGKILDMDRLEVRFNSEWCAPLTFEDVLRLASQYTVARMLERDDFAKRYADGRPISIMEFLYPLVQGYDSVMLEADIEVGGTDQKFNLLVGRQFQQAHGQEPQVILTLPLLEGISGDGEKMSKSLGNTIGIMEPAGEIFGKTMSIPDALLPVYFRLASALPAAEVEEDLRALEAGGVNPVLLKRKLGRHLADLYAGEGQGAEAEAAFDRIFVQKDLPEDMPEGRYPAGEELWIVRLLQEGGLVKSASDARRMLGQGAVSVDGLKVEDPDFNLRLEPGGEAVIKVGKRRFFKVLAS; this is encoded by the coding sequence ATGCTGCCCGTAAAGCAACAACTGGACATCATCCAGCGCGGCGCCGAGGAGATCCTCCCCCTGGAGGAACTGCAGCGGAAGCTGGAACGCGCAGTGGCGCAGAATCGTCCCCTGATCGTCAAGCAAGGATTCGACCCGACGGCGCCCGACCTCCATCTGGGGCACGCGGTGGGGCTGCGCAAGCTGCGTCAGTTCCAGGATCTGGGGCATCGCGTGGTCTTTCTGATCGGCGACTTCACCGGCCTCATCGGCGATCCCTCCGGGCGCTCCGAGACGCGGAAGGCGATGACCCGCGAGGACGTCATCGCCAACGCGGAAACCTACCGCCGCCAGGTGGGCAAGATCCTCGACATGGACCGTCTCGAGGTCCGGTTCAACAGCGAGTGGTGCGCGCCGCTGACTTTCGAGGACGTCCTGCGGCTCGCGAGCCAGTACACCGTGGCGCGCATGCTGGAGCGGGACGACTTCGCGAAGCGCTACGCCGACGGACGTCCCATCAGCATCATGGAGTTTCTCTATCCGCTCGTGCAGGGCTACGACTCCGTGATGCTGGAGGCGGACATCGAAGTGGGCGGCACGGACCAGAAGTTCAACCTGCTCGTCGGGCGGCAGTTCCAGCAGGCGCACGGGCAGGAGCCGCAGGTGATCCTCACGCTGCCGCTGCTCGAGGGCATCAGCGGCGACGGCGAGAAGATGAGCAAGAGTCTCGGCAACACCATCGGCATCATGGAGCCCGCCGGAGAGATCTTCGGCAAGACGATGTCGATCCCCGACGCGCTGCTGCCGGTCTACTTCCGGCTGGCCAGCGCGCTGCCGGCCGCGGAGGTCGAGGAGGATCTGCGCGCGTTGGAGGCGGGGGGCGTGAATCCCGTGCTGCTCAAGCGGAAACTGGGGCGGCATCTCGCGGACCTCTATGCCGGCGAGGGGCAGGGCGCGGAGGCGGAGGCGGCCTTCGACCGCATCTTCGTCCAGAAGGACCTGCCCGAGGACATGCCCGAGGGGCGCTATCCGGCGGGGGAGGAGCTCTGGATCGTCCGGCTGTTGCAGGAAGGTGGGCTCGTCAAGAGCGCCAGTGACGCCAGGAGGATGCTGGGGCAGGGCGCGGTGAGCGTGGACGGCCTGAAAGTGGAGGATCCGGACTTCAACCTGCGGCTCGAGCCGGGGGGCGAGGCCGTGATCAAGGTCGGGAAACGACGTTTTTTCAAGGTGTTGGCGAGCTAG
- a CDS encoding HD domain-containing protein produces MRREPVSSLRAGQQVDSIYILKRKLLKKNPDGSRFVLFQFSDNSGNLGGILWEGAQEVYGRVEQGRFVRVIGELQDYRDMLQVRVRHVETVDGSHFDLAEFLPVTPMDREALKDEWRDRLGDIGDPQLRALLTAMFEDPELHWRFCAAPAGKTWHHPYVGGLLEHAVKLSRIVMAVSALYEELDRDLLLAACYLHDLGKVREMEYEKAIDYSSEGRLVGHVVQGVEILDEFLPRHSELSRETVYRLKHLIVSHQGTHEFGSPKLPKTIEAIVFHHIDNLDAQIDGYARVLREGRETMGDSNWTGVNKLLGRNLYMGGHEE; encoded by the coding sequence ATGCGACGAGAACCGGTGAGCAGCCTGCGCGCGGGGCAGCAGGTCGACAGCATCTACATCCTGAAGCGCAAGCTGCTCAAGAAGAACCCCGACGGCAGCCGCTTCGTGCTCTTCCAGTTCAGCGACAACAGCGGCAACCTGGGCGGCATCCTCTGGGAGGGCGCCCAGGAGGTCTACGGCCGGGTGGAACAAGGCCGCTTCGTGCGCGTGATCGGCGAGCTGCAGGACTACCGCGACATGCTGCAGGTGCGCGTCCGCCACGTGGAGACGGTGGACGGCTCGCACTTCGACCTGGCGGAGTTCCTGCCCGTGACGCCCATGGACCGCGAGGCGCTGAAGGACGAGTGGCGCGACCGCCTCGGCGACATCGGGGATCCGCAGCTGCGGGCGCTGCTCACGGCGATGTTCGAGGACCCCGAGCTGCACTGGCGCTTCTGCGCCGCGCCGGCCGGCAAGACCTGGCACCATCCCTACGTGGGCGGGCTGCTGGAGCACGCGGTGAAGCTGAGCCGCATCGTGATGGCGGTCAGCGCGCTCTACGAGGAGCTCGACCGCGACCTGCTCCTCGCCGCCTGCTACCTGCACGACCTGGGCAAGGTGCGCGAGATGGAGTACGAGAAGGCCATCGACTACAGCTCCGAGGGCAGGCTGGTGGGGCACGTGGTGCAGGGCGTGGAGATCCTCGACGAGTTCCTGCCGCGGCACTCCGAGCTGAGCAGGGAGACGGTCTACCGTCTGAAGCACCTCATCGTGAGCCACCAGGGCACCCACGAGTTCGGCAGCCCCAAGCTGCCGAAGACGATCGAGGCGATCGTCTTCCACCACATCGACAACCTGGACGCGCAGATCGACGGCTACGCCCGCGTGCTGCGCGAGGGGCGCGAGACCATGGGCGACAGCAACTGGACGGGCGTCAACAAGCTCCTGGGCCGCAACCTCTACATGGGGGGGCACGAGGAGTGA
- the cdd gene encoding cytidine deaminase — MSTVDERALAEAALAAREGAHAPYSGFRVGAALACADGEIVSGANLENASLGLSVCAERNAVARAVFTGRREWRALAIATDAPDFVPPCGACLQVLREFASDLPLLLVNADGDVQRRRLGEFLPHPFLDFPRPGRDA, encoded by the coding sequence GTGAGCACGGTGGACGAACGCGCGCTCGCCGAGGCGGCCCTGGCCGCCCGCGAGGGCGCGCACGCGCCCTACTCGGGCTTTCGCGTGGGGGCGGCGCTGGCCTGTGCGGACGGCGAGATCGTCAGCGGGGCCAACCTGGAGAACGCCTCGCTGGGGCTCTCGGTCTGCGCCGAGCGCAACGCCGTGGCGCGCGCGGTCTTCACCGGGCGGCGCGAGTGGCGCGCCCTGGCCATCGCGACGGACGCGCCGGACTTCGTGCCCCCCTGCGGCGCATGCCTGCAGGTGCTCCGCGAGTTCGCCAGCGATCTGCCGCTGCTGCTCGTGAACGCGGACGGCGACGTCCAGCGCCGCCGCCTTGGCGAGTTCCTGCCGCATCCCTTCCTCGACTTCCCCCGCCCCGGACGCGACGCGTGA
- the ychF gene encoding redox-regulated ATPase YchF → MKIGLIGLPRAGRTTVFNLLTGRGEATGGYGGREAHLATIKVPDPRIDRLSAIFAPKKTTYAEIEFLDLPAFEVGRGGIPSERLGEMRNVDLLVHVLRGFAGDDLEDGEGADPLRDARALEQELILTDLLLVERRLEKVRVDLAKGRKELAGELAVMERLEAALNEETPLRLVSLDEHEEGLLRGYQFLSRPPMVLLANTDAAPDAKTLAGLDALATAGGLAALALDAQSEWEITQLAAEDREAFLADLGVTEPGRDRFIRTCYDLLELASFFTVGEDEVRAWTIARGLAAVRAAGKIHSDLERGFIRAEVIAYERFLEVGTLAEARKQGALRLEGKEYPVADGDILNIRFNV, encoded by the coding sequence ATGAAGATCGGACTCATCGGCCTGCCGCGGGCCGGTCGCACCACCGTCTTCAATCTGCTGACGGGCCGCGGCGAAGCCACCGGCGGCTATGGCGGCCGTGAGGCGCACCTCGCCACCATCAAGGTGCCCGACCCCCGCATCGACCGTCTCTCGGCGATCTTCGCTCCCAAGAAGACCACCTACGCGGAGATCGAGTTCCTCGACCTGCCCGCCTTCGAGGTGGGACGCGGGGGCATCCCCTCCGAGCGGCTCGGCGAGATGCGCAACGTGGACCTGCTCGTCCACGTGCTGCGCGGCTTCGCCGGCGACGACCTCGAGGACGGGGAGGGCGCCGACCCGCTGCGAGACGCGCGGGCGCTGGAGCAGGAGCTGATCCTCACGGACCTGCTGCTCGTGGAGCGCCGCCTGGAAAAGGTCAGGGTGGACCTGGCCAAGGGGCGCAAGGAACTGGCCGGCGAGCTGGCGGTGATGGAGCGGCTCGAGGCCGCGCTGAACGAGGAGACGCCGCTGCGCCTGGTCAGCCTGGACGAGCACGAGGAGGGCCTGCTGCGGGGCTACCAGTTCCTCAGCCGGCCGCCGATGGTCCTGCTGGCCAACACCGACGCCGCGCCGGACGCGAAGACCCTGGCGGGCCTGGACGCGCTGGCCACGGCCGGCGGCCTGGCCGCACTGGCCCTGGACGCGCAGAGCGAGTGGGAGATCACCCAGCTCGCCGCCGAGGACCGCGAGGCCTTCCTGGCGGATCTCGGCGTCACCGAGCCCGGACGTGACCGCTTCATCCGCACCTGCTACGATCTGCTGGAGCTGGCGTCCTTCTTCACGGTGGGCGAGGACGAGGTGCGCGCCTGGACCATCGCGCGCGGTCTGGCGGCGGTCCGCGCCGCGGGCAAGATCCACAGCGATCTCGAGCGCGGCTTCATCCGCGCGGAGGTCATCGCCTACGAGCGCTTCCTCGAGGTCGGCACCCTGGCCGAGGCGCGCAAGCAGGGCGCCCTGCGACTGGAGGGGAAGGAGTACCCGGTGGCCGACGGGGACATCCTCAACATTCGCTTCAACGTCTAG
- a CDS encoding phosphopentomutase → MTPRVFLIILDGLGVGDLPDSREFGDHGRNTLANLAEAVGGVSLPTLEGLGLGRVQPFAGMDAARPVRGAYGRMAEKSRGKDSTTGHWELMGLVLEQPFPLFPDGFPADFLAALGERTGFGFLGNEAASGTEIIERLGDEHVASGKLIVYTSADSVFQVAAHEDVLPLDGLYAFCKEARAMLQGELGVSRVIARPFAGLSGSYRRTSGRRDFSLPPPGETLLDRLRAAELPVAGIGKVKDLFAGRGFSLHLPSKSNAEGMERLAEVQAESSGPGLVMLNLVDFDMLWGHRRDPEGYAEGLLAFDRALAEFLGSLRPADYVVITADHGNDPTGPGSDHTREYVPLLVAHRGLERAVDLGRRPGFGDLAETLAEAYGLAPFGVGESFWPRLQATDDAGGEA, encoded by the coding sequence GTGACGCCCCGCGTCTTTCTGATCATCCTCGACGGCCTCGGCGTGGGCGATCTGCCCGACAGCCGGGAGTTCGGCGACCACGGCCGCAACACGCTCGCCAACCTGGCCGAGGCGGTGGGCGGCGTGTCGCTGCCCACCCTCGAGGGCCTGGGGCTGGGGCGCGTGCAGCCCTTCGCGGGCATGGATGCCGCGCGCCCCGTGCGCGGCGCCTACGGCCGCATGGCCGAGAAGTCCCGCGGCAAGGACAGCACCACCGGCCACTGGGAGCTGATGGGGCTGGTCCTCGAGCAGCCCTTCCCGCTCTTTCCCGACGGCTTCCCCGCCGACTTCCTCGCCGCCCTCGGCGAGCGCACGGGCTTCGGCTTCCTCGGCAACGAGGCGGCGTCGGGCACCGAGATCATCGAGCGCCTGGGCGACGAGCACGTGGCCAGCGGCAAGCTGATCGTCTACACCTCGGCCGACTCGGTCTTCCAGGTGGCCGCGCACGAGGACGTGCTGCCCCTGGACGGCCTCTACGCCTTCTGCAAGGAGGCCAGGGCGATGCTGCAGGGCGAGCTCGGCGTGAGCCGCGTGATCGCGCGCCCCTTCGCCGGCCTCTCCGGCAGCTACCGCCGGACCTCCGGCCGCCGCGACTTCTCCCTGCCGCCCCCGGGCGAGACCCTGCTCGACCGCCTCCGCGCCGCGGAGTTGCCGGTGGCGGGCATCGGCAAGGTGAAGGACCTCTTCGCCGGCCGCGGCTTCAGCCTCCATCTGCCCAGCAAGAGCAACGCGGAGGGCATGGAGCGGCTGGCCGAGGTGCAGGCGGAGTCCTCAGGCCCAGGGCTGGTGATGCTCAACCTCGTGGACTTCGACATGCTCTGGGGCCACCGCCGTGACCCCGAGGGCTACGCGGAGGGCCTGCTGGCCTTTGACCGTGCTCTCGCGGAGTTCCTCGGCTCCCTGCGGCCGGCCGACTACGTCGTCATCACGGCGGACCACGGCAACGATCCCACGGGACCGGGCAGCGACCACACGCGCGAATACGTGCCGCTGCTGGTGGCGCACCGCGGTCTCGAACGCGCGGTGGACCTGGGGCGGCGGCCCGGCTTCGGCGATCTGGCCGAGACGCTGGCGGAGGCCTACGGCCTCGCGCCCTTCGGCGTGGGGGAGTCCTTCTGGCCGCGCCTGCAGGCGACCGATGACGCGGGAGGCGAAGCGTGA
- a CDS encoding thymidine phosphorylase — protein MNLLPLIVAKRRGEALSAAAIDAFVAAVSDGSAPDYQISALLMAIVFQGMTEAETTALTRAMAASGEQHDWSTLPRPTVDKHSTGGVGDKLSLVLAPLVACLGAAVPMLSGRGLGFTGGTLDKLESVPGLATRLDTARFRRLVETLGCAFIGQSEGIAPADRRLYALRDVTGTVESLPLIVSSILSKKIAAGPSALVIDLKVGRGAFMPDLEAARALGAALRHTAGAFGRRCEVVYTRMDAPLGRAVGNRPELLEAIQLLRGQGPATLRELVLALAVPMLRLARGGDPNALAAECDAALDDGRALARFAEVLAAQGGRMDVTRDDAGLPAPAATETLRAAADGVLPAPDARAVGELCVALGAGRARAEDAVDPAAGIVFLEDWGASVRAGQAIARVEASDASRAARCAEALAPLLTPDPVAAPAPAPLLGVEDERGFRALGRLSELLGGMGR, from the coding sequence GTGAACCTGCTGCCGCTCATCGTGGCCAAGCGGCGTGGCGAGGCGCTGTCCGCGGCGGCCATCGACGCCTTCGTGGCCGCCGTCAGCGACGGCAGCGCCCCCGACTACCAGATCAGCGCGCTGCTCATGGCCATCGTCTTCCAGGGGATGACCGAGGCGGAGACCACCGCCCTGACCCGTGCCATGGCCGCCTCGGGCGAGCAGCACGACTGGTCGACGCTACCGCGTCCCACGGTGGACAAGCACAGCACGGGCGGCGTGGGCGACAAGCTCTCCCTCGTCCTCGCGCCGCTGGTGGCGTGCCTGGGCGCGGCGGTGCCCATGCTCAGCGGCCGCGGCCTGGGCTTCACCGGCGGCACCCTGGACAAGCTGGAGTCGGTGCCGGGGCTCGCGACCCGCCTCGACACGGCGCGCTTTCGGCGCCTGGTGGAGACGCTTGGCTGCGCCTTCATCGGCCAGAGCGAGGGCATCGCGCCGGCGGATCGGCGGCTCTATGCCCTGCGGGACGTCACCGGCACGGTGGAGTCGCTGCCGCTGATCGTGAGCTCGATCCTGAGCAAGAAGATCGCGGCCGGGCCGTCGGCGCTGGTGATCGATCTCAAGGTCGGGCGCGGCGCGTTCATGCCGGACCTGGAGGCGGCGCGGGCGCTGGGTGCGGCGTTGCGGCACACCGCCGGCGCCTTCGGACGGCGCTGCGAGGTGGTCTACACCCGCATGGACGCGCCTCTCGGCCGCGCGGTGGGCAATCGGCCCGAGCTGCTGGAGGCGATCCAGCTGCTGCGCGGGCAGGGCCCGGCGACGCTCCGCGAACTGGTGCTGGCGCTGGCGGTGCCCATGCTCCGGCTGGCGCGCGGCGGCGACCCGAACGCGCTGGCGGCCGAGTGCGACGCCGCGCTGGACGACGGCCGCGCGCTCGCGCGCTTCGCCGAGGTGCTGGCGGCGCAGGGCGGGCGCATGGACGTCACGCGGGACGACGCGGGGCTGCCCGCGCCCGCGGCGACCGAAACCCTGCGGGCGGCCGCGGACGGCGTGCTGCCCGCGCCGGACGCGCGCGCCGTCGGCGAGCTCTGCGTGGCGCTGGGCGCGGGCCGCGCGCGCGCGGAGGATGCGGTGGACCCGGCGGCCGGCATCGTCTTCCTGGAGGACTGGGGCGCCTCCGTGCGGGCGGGGCAGGCCATCGCGCGGGTGGAGGCGAGCGACGCGTCGCGCGCGGCCCGCTGCGCCGAGGCGCTGGCACCGCTGCTCACGCCGGATCCCGTGGCCGCGCCTGCGCCGGCGCCGCTGCTGGGGGTGGAGGACGAGCGGGGGTTCCGCGCGCTCGGGCGGCTGTCCGAGCTGCTGGGGGGCATGGGCCGCTAG